CCCGGAACAGGTTCGCTTTCTGGTCGGTCTCGACCAGGTTCAGGACGCAGTTCGACACGACCACGTCCACGGACTCGTCCGGCACGAGTGGCTCCAGAAGCCGGAGGTGGGAGGTCATGCGCTCCATCTCCAGGTACCCCTCTGCGCTCGACACCGGATTCTCGGCCAGACGGCGGTCCAAGAGGTCCAGGTCGAGAGCCAGGTCCTGGATGCGGCCCCGGCGGAACTCGACGTTGGCGAAGCCGATGCGCTCGGCCACGATCGGCGCGTTTCGGCGCGCCACCTCGAGCATCTCGGGTGTCATGTCCACGCCGATCACCCTGCCCTCGGCCCCCACGACCTGGGATGCGATGAAGCAGATCTTGCCCGTGCCGCTCCCGAGGTCCAGAACGGTCTCGCCCTCGTTCAGATAGCGGCTGGGATCCCCGCACCCGTAGTCCCGCTCGATGACCTCGTCCGGGATGATCTCCAGGTACTTGGGATCGTAGTCCACCGGGCAACAGAGCGCGGCCTCCTGCGCCCGGGCGGCGTCGGCGTATCGGTCCTGAACGGCGGTCTCCTGTGTGCCGGTGTCGGCCGCCGACGTCTGGCTGTCCGTCTCGATCAATGTCGTCTCCTCATGGGCGCTGGCGCCCGTTGGTGTCAGGGCCTACGGACAGGCGCGAGGCGATGGCGCGTCGCCGCCCGTCGAGCGGGTCTCTCGGTGCTGCAAGCTAGGTTGTGGAACGGGGTGGTTCAGGCGGCGACGGGCGGCGCTCTGGTCCGGTGGGCCGAGAAGGCCGGGGCCTTGGCAGGCGTGAAGAACGACTTGGAGGCGGGTGCGCGCCGCTCGGCGAGGAGCGCGCTCAGGACCTCCCGAATCTCACGTAGGGCGTTGGACGCCACGGACCGGCGCGCGG
This Gemmatimonadota bacterium DNA region includes the following protein-coding sequences:
- a CDS encoding methyltransferase domain-containing protein: METDSQTSAADTGTQETAVQDRYADAARAQEAALCCPVDYDPKYLEIIPDEVIERDYGCGDPSRYLNEGETVLDLGSGTGKICFIASQVVGAEGRVIGVDMTPEMLEVARRNAPIVAERIGFANVEFRRGRIQDLALDLDLLDRRLAENPVSSAEGYLEMERMTSHLRLLEPLVPDESVDVVVSNCVLNLVETDQKANLFREVFRVLKNGGRAVISDIVSDEPVPAELMADSELWSGCVSGALTEEGFLAAFEGVGFYGIRVLERQSDPWQTVNGIEFRSLTVEAFKGKEGPCWERMQAGVYRGPFKEVLDDDGHRMERGKRYAVCDKTFRIYGREPYAEHFDFVEPMVDVPLDEAEPFDCTRTAERHPRESKGMDYHVTTDPQGACCEPGDRC